The genomic region GGAATTCGAAAGCCACTACAAGTACGACTATTACGAAGAATCGGACGAACCCATGATACTTTTCTATCTGGGTGTTTTGAACCAAATCTTGGGCAAAAGGAAAGAAGCCGCAAGGTGGTACGAACTCCTCCTGAGAAAGTACGACAGCAAATCCCTTTACGCGAAGGTGGGGAGAGAAAGATGGCTGGAATTAAGAAGATCCTAATGTTTTCTCTGATGCTGGTATTTCTTGCAGCCTGCGTTTCTCCTGAACTGAAGGAAAAATTGGACAATTTAGAAAACCAGATAAAACAGCTGAACGCTCAGATAGACTCCATTGAAAAGAAGATGCTGGACTTGGAAAATAAGGTGAAGGCACAGGAAAGTTCTCAGGAAGAACTGGAAGCGCTGAAAAGAGATGTGACATATCTCAAAGAGGATCTATCTTCCCTGCAAGAAGAGTTTTCCAGCAAAATAAGCGATCTCGAGAACAATTACTACTCCATCTCCATGAAACTTCCCGCTGTGGAAAAAGCCGTTTCCATCTTCTCCGAGATAGAAAACATAAAATCGAAGATCTCAGAATTAGAAAGAAAAGTGAGTATTGTTTCACTCGGAAGTTCTCCGGAAGTCTCAGAAGATCTGAAACACATCCTTCTTGATCTCGAAGAAAGGGTTTCCAATTTGGAAAAGAACGTTTCGGTGGTGGATCGAATAGAAGAGAGGCTGGAAAGTACTGAGAAACTTCTCTCCAAAGTGGCCTTGCGCGTTCTTTCACAGGGCGAAACGGAAGCGAAAGTGGTGAACGTTTCAAACGATGAGCTGGAAAGTAGAATTTCTGATATCGAGAAAAAGCTCTCCTATCTCGAAACAAATCAGAAAAATCTGGAACAGATCGTTCAAAACCTGAAAGAGCAGCAACCTTTCGGTTATGCAAACATAGATGTTGAAAGTTACTCACAGCAGCTGAAAAAGTACCTCGACGAATTCAGAAGACTCGTGAGGAGCTATGAAGTCGCGAGGATCCTTGGAATCGAGGAAGGATACGTGTTTGTAAGAGTGGAGCGGGGTGACACCCTCGCAAAGATCAGCGAGGCTTTCAACCTGGGTCCCGAAGGTGTGGAAAGAATCATGAAACTGAACGGTATAGACGATCCGAGGAAACTCGTAGCGGGGAGAATCATAAAGGTTCCCGTTACGAATCTTTCGACGAGTTTTCCCGTTGGAGAAAAGCCCGATCCAAAGGTGATCGTCTCCGGCTTTGGCCTGAAAACCGACGGAACTTTCTCCACGGGAGTTGAGGTGGAAAGCGATGGGCAGAAGGTAAAAGCCGCACTTCCAGGGCGAGTGAAGAGTGTGAGCAGTCAAACCGTCGTCATATATCATGGAAACGATGTAGAAACGGTGTACAGGAATCTCGTCGTAGTTTCGGTGAACACCGGTGATTGGGTGAAAGCGGGCGACACCATAGGATACGGTGGAAAGAACGTTGTCTTCGAACTGTATGTGGAAGGAGAACCTAAGGACCCCATGCTCCTTTTCTTTTCCAATATGGGAGAGTTCGAAATCAGTTTCTACACGGAGTGGGAAGATGGAAAATTACCGGAACACCCCGCCTTCAGACTCACAAAATCCGGCAAAATTCCTGAAGATTGGAAAACAGCGGCCGCGGATACCACCATCTTTCCCCTTGGTTCCGTTCTCTACATACCCGAACTCAGAGACACGCCCAGTGGTGGGGTTTTCGTTGTGGAAGACATCGGCGGGGTGATCAAAGGAAGAAAGATCGATATATACCTGGACAGCATAAGAGAGGCGCTCCAAAACAGAAAGATCGTATCCAGAGTCTTCGTGTGGAGGGATTGAAATGTTCACGATGCGAAGTGAGTACGCGCTCAGGCTCATGATCGTGATGGCAAAGGAGTACGGACACTACCTTTCGATGACAGAAATACTGGAGAAAGCGAAACAATCAGTCCCGAGAGAATTCGCAGAAAAGATCTTGTACACGCTGAAAAAAGCTGGACTGGTGAAGACAAGAAGAGGAAAGAGTGGTGGATACATGTTGGCACGTCCGCCAAAAGAAATAAGGGTTTCCGAGGTTGTTTTTCTTCTGGATAGAAAATCGAAGGTCTTCTTCGACATGCCCGGCTGTCCGGACGAGCTGGATTGCGTTATCAGGTCCCTTTGGAAAAGAGTAGAAAACGAGATAGAGAAGATTCTCAACGGTGTAACTCTCGAAGATTTGATAAAGGAACAGGAGGAGAAAATGAAACAATGAAGCCCGCTTCTGGCGGGCTCATTTTACTTTCAGACTGAGTTTTTCTTCAAAAAAGACCTTCTTTCCATCCACCTCGAACTCTTTTATCCCCGTTCTCTGACTGTACTCCCTCAAAACTTCCTCGATCTCTTTCTTCTCTGCCCTGAGTTCTTTCATGAGATCTTTGATCTCCACATACCTTCTCACCAACTGCTCAATGGTTGGGTTCTCCATGCGCTACACCTCCTCACAGATCGACAGCTTCTCTGTTGAATATAGATACTCTCCATCGTATTTTACCCTGAACACGCCGATCTCAACACCACTGTTCAAAGCGTGCCAGAAAATCTCTGAAAAAGCCGGATCAACGTTTCTGTTCGGAAGAAAACAGTTGCTCTCGAGAAAAACCAGAATCAACAGAAGAGCCTTGAAACCACTTTCCACAGACTTGATCAACTCCCCGATGTGTCTTCTTCCACGGCCTGTGGGTGCGTCTGGAAACATCGCGACGCCATCTTCTTCGTACGTGCATCCTTTCACTTCCACAAAGATCTTTTCGTCGATAAGGAAATCGAACCTGCTGTTTCCAAAGCGTTTCTCATTTTCTATCATGGAACCAGTGAACAGTTCTTCCAGAATTTTCCTGGCCACGATACTGTGGTAGCCTGAATGGACGAAGACGAATTCCCCTCTGTGTTCAACTGCCAGAAGGTCCCAGTTGGTCTTTCTCCGACCGGATTCTGCACGCTTCAGGAGAACTCTTTTTCCTTTTTCAAGAAGTGGGAGGCGCCCTGTGTTGTGGATGTGTATCGGAGTCTCTTTCTCTTCGACAAGAGCAACCCCTGTGAACTTACTCTTTCTTTCCAGAAAGATCCCTTCCGCATCAAATGGAAGTTTCAGTCTCATCTTTGAAGTACCTTTTCGATCCTTCCAAAAAACAAGGTGTGAAATCCATGGTCCTTGTAGAACTTATCGATGATTTCCACGGGAAGAATGAAAGGTTCCACGTTGTTTGCGAAGGTCACAGAACATTCGATCAACGTGTGGGCCTCTTTAATGGGAGCGGTGAATCCCTCTACCTCGTCTAAGTGGAGAAGTCCTTTCTTGAACTTGTCTTCTTGGTATCCACTCACCCGTCCAAAGTAATTCAGCGCCTCTCTGTATTCTTCGCTTAGAAAATTCAGGGTGAATCTTCTGCTCTCTTTGACAAGGCGCCAGGTGAATCTCTGAGGTCTGATAACCGTCACGAAATAATCCTCTGCCCACATCACACCGAAAAAGCCCCATCCGATGGTCATGCCGTTAACTCTGTTTCCCGCCTTGCTCGCCAGTATTACTCTTCCTTCTCTTAGATCTTTCAGCAATTCTTCGTACACGTTCATTCCCCCTTTTCAAAAGAAGATACACATCGAGCATTCTGTCTACGGGGCGTCTCAGAGTGACGGAAAGAGTACTCAACACAAAGACCCTGAATGGGATGTATTGTTTCACCTTGACTTTTCTCAACAAGAACACTGAGGAGAATCTGAAGATTCCTGCCATCAAAAAGAGTAACTGAAGGCCGAAGATTTCGAAACCGTTGAGATTTACGTAAATACCAGAGAGAAATTTCGCCGTGATTCCTCCTGCGAATGAGCCTATAAGACTTCCAGCGCTGGCAAAAGACGCGTTCAGACCGAAGAAAATGGGATCGGACTCGAAAGCAACCTCCATAGGAAGGATGGCGAGTGACAGGTTTATGGCAGACCACGCAATGGAAGAAAGTAAAGCGTCCGCTATCATGAGAGTTCTGTAAGTAGTGGTGTTCATGAAGAACCACATACCGGAGACGAAAGAAGCAAGGATGATACCGAACTCGGCTATCGTTTTGTGCCCGGCCTTGTCAGATATCTTTCCCAGAATCCTGTAAACCAGCATCGCCACAAAGTTATTAACAATCATCATGTAAGCGATATACGTGTAATTTACCCCCAGGTTCTTCAAAAGATGGTAGTGATAGAAGGCAGAAGAGAACGTGACCGCCATGTTCCAGTAAAAAGTGAAGAAGACAAACTTCATAAAGTTTTCGTCCTTGAACACCACTTTGAGAGGTATTCCCGTACCTGTTTCCTTAACTGGAACGTCCGGTATTTTGTTCATGGCGAAGATAGAAAGAACGGTTCCCGCTGTGGATATGAGAAGCACAAGAACGAATCCCGAAGAAAAATGATCGACTATAGAAGAATAGAGGTATATTATGAGGGCGTTCCCTATGGAGAGAAACATGTTTCTGTTTCCAAACACCCTTCCTCTTTCCTCTGGAGGAACAAGATCTCTCATCCAGGAGTTCCATGTACTGCTGGAAAGAGCCGCGAAGACCTGAGAGATCATAAGCGCAACGATGAAAATCAACGGTTCTGCTTTTCCAAGCAGTAGGAAAACGACAAGAGAAGCGAAACTGAATCTACTGAAAGCGTTGAACACGTTGACCAGAAAACGCCTCTTCTTGTATTTCTGAACAAAGAAGGAGGCAAACAACTGAAAAAACTGCATCATGGGAGGAATTGCGGCAGCGACACTCAGGAGAAACTCGTCCAGGTTGAAAAGCATCGCAAGACCTGTGAACACAGGTCCCTGTACTAAAAGCGCGTAGAACAGTGAAAAGACACCCTCGAGCGTGAGAAAGAGATAGGCCTTTTTCATGGATTGGGTCTCCAGAAGAAACGTCCCGTCCTTTTCTTGTACACAATCTTTGCCATCGTGTAGCATCCAAGAAGATCGAATACGAGATCCAGCATGGTGTCGTCCAGCCCTTTTTGTGTGTTATAGCCGGGCAGTATTTCGTCCGTTATGAATTCGGCTATTTCCCACAGAACTCCGGAAAAGACCCCGAGCAGGAATGCCATCAAAACGGCACCCGGAACCTCGTCCCAGAATCTCGATTTTTTCGTCAGAATCTGGTAGAAAAAGTACGTTATGACGAAAGATCCGTAGAAGTGAAGTATTTTGTCCCAGAAGAAAATTCTCTCGTAGAAGTTCAAAAACTGTCCCATCACAGAGTGGAAAAATATCGATGAAGAGAGCATCAACTTCGTTTTTTCAGGTATCTCCTGATGGATTATTTTCTCATAGATGTACGGTGAAAAACCACCGAGCCAGAATATGAAATATCCTATCGTTTCAACGATTCTGGTTCGAATAATGGAAAAAACAACTGGAATTCCCAGAAGGGTCACTAAAACTCTGTTAAATTTTTCTTCTCGCTTCTTCACCGGTACTTCGTTTATTTTCTCATCACCTCCATGTGCTATTATATTTCACTGGAGGGATGAAAAGATTGAAATATCTGTTACTCTTCTTCGCAACGTTTCTTTTCGACAACTCGGGCACTCCCGTTCCTATTCTAACAGCAACAGCGCTGATTTCCATCGGGAAACTGAAGGTTTTTTCATCTTTCCTTGCGATCTATCTGGGGCTTTTGAGCTGGGATACTCTGACGTTTTTTGCTGGAAAAAAGCTCAAATCGGTGTCTTTCAATCTCAGGTGGAAATTCGTACGAAAGGTTCTCATAGAGTTCTTAAACATCTACATTTCTTCAGAAAAAATACTGCTGCCGCTTTGCAAATTCGTTCCCTGGGTGGGCAAGTTCACCCCGTTTCTGGCAGGCTACACGGGAAGAAACCTCCAAGCACTCCTCATCGTATGGCTTGGAGGCTTGCTCTACGAGAGTACTTTCTTTTTCTCCAGCCTGATAGCTGGAAGAGTTTTCCTGAAATTTTCAAAAATTCTGGGAATCGTTCTTTTTGCAGTTGTAATACTTGTTTATCTTCTCTGGAAGAGAAGAATTTCGAAAGACATTGTGAGGCATCGGGAATAGATCATCTAATGTTCAACCTTTCTTCTGCCGCTTTGAGAATCGCCTCCAGCATCTCTGCGTAAGACATCCCCGCGATCTTTGCCATTTTCGCAAGATGTCCATCCCAGCACCATCCAGGATTCGGATTCACTTCAAGAAGTTTCGGATTACCATCGGCATCGAGTCTCCAGTCGAATCTGCAGTAATCTCTACACTCGAGTCTTTCAAAGAGTTTCAAACAACAATCGATGATGAACTTCTCCGTTTCTTCAGGGAGATCCGCAAGGATGGACTTTATGTTCCAGTACGGGGAATCCGGCAGCCACTTCGCTTCGTACCCGCATATCCTCGGAAGCTCTGGAGGGAGTGCGGAGTAGTCTTCCTCTATTATCGGCAGCACTATGTAAGAATCCGGTGGATTTCCTATTATACCCACACTCAGATCCTTTCCCGTCAGGAATTCTTCGACCAACACAGGCTTGTCGTAACCGAACTTATCCCTTATCTCTGAGACGGCATTTATGAGTTCTTCCGGTGTGTACACAACACTTCTCTGCGTTATTCCAAAACTGGAATCTCCAAAGTTGGGTTTCACGATGGCAGGGAAAGAAAACGGTAGTTCGAAAGTGGTGTCTTCTGGCTTGATAAAAACAGCCCTCGGGACAGGAATCCCCATCTCCCTTGCAATTCCTCTGATGAGAGACTTATCGTAACAGAGGACAAGCGTCTGGGGGCCAGAACCAGTGTAGGGGATTCCCAGCATCTCCAGAAGCGCCGGAACGTGGGCTTCTTTCCTGGGATCGTTGTTGAAACCTTCGTCGCACAGGTTGAAGACATAATCTATTTTCCCTTTCAGCTTCATCAGATCGGTGATTAACGTGTCGTGATTATCGAGATAGGAAAAGTTGTACCCTTTCAAACTTCTGAGAGCCGCTTTCATCTGATCGATGGTGTAAAAATCATCTTCATCGAAAATCGACTTCGGTTTCAGGGGATCGGGTTTTCTGGGATCTCCCAGAACGACCACCACGTTCTTCGTAACCTTCTCGGTTTTCTTTTTGACAGGTGTCCATTCTTTTTTCGCAACGGCCGTTACTAAGATCCTTCTTTCCATCATTCCAAGATCCTGATTTCTCTGCGATGCGGGGGAGAGCTCACCATGGAATTTCACATCGCTGAATCCCGCCGCTTTCAGAAGATGTTCCAGTTCTTCATGCGTGTAAAGACGCTCCGCGTAGAACTGATCTGCTATAACTCCTTTTTCAGCGTTGACAATCACCTCACGTGAAATGAGTCTTTTCCCATCGACTGAAAGAGATCGTTCTCTACAAACGAAATGTTTCTTATCTATCCATTCCCAGGATCTTGGCTGGAAGTTGTTTTTCAAATACTCTCCATTCGCCACATCGATGAGAACTCTTCCCCAAGGCTTCAAAACTCTGAAAACCTCTTTGAGAACTTTTAAATCCTCCTCCACAGCTTCAAAATAACCGAAACTGTTACCGAGGATCAACACCACATCGAACGTGTCAGTAGAGTACGGTAGTTTTCTTGCATCTCCTTCCCTGAACCTGACGTTCAATCCCTCTTTCTTTGCCTGATTTTTCGCTCTTTGAATCAGATAGTGAGAACGATCGAGTCCCTCGACGTTTCGGAAGCCGCGTCGTGCCAGTTCGAGGGAATGCCTGCCGTGGCCACAACACAGATCGAGGATACGATCATCCCGGGAGAGATTCAACACACGTGAGAACAGGTCTACTTCTTCTCTGGTGATGTTTATATCGTCCACCACATCCGCATCTGTTTTCAGATAGAGCGAATTGAAGATACGACTCCACCAGTCGGGTTCCACATGTTCTTCCAGATCCGCAACAGGACCAAGAAATCTTCTGTACTTCTTCTGAATGTTCCTCTTAGGAGATCCGTTGTTCTTCATCTTTTAAATTCCCCCCTGGGTAATTTGTGATTTTCTGAAAGTATTTATTACTCTGATTATCATTACATCTCAATCGACTGTCCAGATAATTTATTATTAAGCAATGATTAAATAAGTATTAAGTTACGAATCACAGCCACTTCTTTTTCCTGAAGTAGATCACCATGATGACAGCGATCACACCCATGACAACGAGAATCACGGGATAGCTCCATCTCCATTTGAGTTCCGGCATGTATTCGAAGTTCATTCCGTAGATACCCGCTATGAAGGTGAGAGGCATGAAGATCGTCGCTATGATGGTGAGCACCTTCATCACTTCGTTTGTTTTGTTACTTACACTCGAAAGATACACATCAAGAAGACCGCTCACGATGTCTCTGAAGGTTTCTACGGTGTCTGCAATCTGGATAGTGTGATCGTATACATCTCTGAAATATGGGACCGTTTCTTTTTCTATAAGAGGAGGAACATCTCTGTAAAGAGAACTCAACACTTCTCTCAACGGCCAGATCGTCTTTCTAAGTTCAACCAGATTTCTCTTGAGTTGATGTATCCTCTGAACTGTCTCTTTTTCAGGTCTTTCGAGCACTTCTTCCTCCAGTATATCAATCTCATCGTCGATCTTCTCCAGCAGGACAAAATAGTCATCCACCAGTGCATCTATCAGTGAGTAGAGGAGATAATCCGCTCCCTTCTTTCTTATGATTCCCCTGTTGTATCTGATTCTTTCCCGTACAGGATCGAACACGTCCCCTCTCTTTTCCTGAAACATGAGAACGCAGTTTTTTGTGAGTATCAAACTGACCTGCTCCGATTCCAGTTCATGAAGATTTTCATCATAGGTGAACATCTTCAGAACGATGAACACGTAGTTCTCAAAAAACTCCACTTTCGGTCTCTGATGCACATTGAGGATGTCTTCGAGCACGAGAGGGTGAATACCAAAGAACTCACCTACCCTTTGAACCACATCCGTCCTGTGTATGCCTGTTATGTTTATCCAGGTAGGTGTTGAAGAATCTCTAAAGGAAAGGACGGATTCAACATCTGTGGTTTTGAACTCGCGAAATTCCTCTACGGAGTAATTCATCACTTCGATCTCAAAATCTTCCCTGTACTTCCCTGTGTAAACGAGCGTTCCTGGAGGGAGACCTTTCTTAGCAGACAGCCTCTTTTCCTCCACTGCGATCCCTCCCGATCTTTTTGATCCTATTTTAAAACAAAAGGCGCACCCAAAGGTGCGCCTGCCTGAATTGTTGAATCTTCACTTGAGGAATTTCGAAACGAACGGCGAAGTTTCACCACGTCTCATGAAATGGCCAGATGGCCCCTCTCCGAGGAACTCGGAGAACCAGGATTCGTGTTCGATCTCTTCGTTCAAAATTGCAAGAGACAGTTCGTAGGTCCTGTGATCTTTACCCGCGGTCATGTTGCATATCTCGGTGTACCCTTTCACCGCGCATCTTTCAGCGGCAACGAGCACCCTCAGAATCTCCTGAACAGTTGGTTTGTCCGGAAGTCTTGCTGGTGGACATGCAGAGAGATCGTGGAACTCCTTCATACAATCTGGAAGTTTCCCACCGAGCTCGTAGATTCTGGGAACAAGCGCTTCGAAGTGATTTCTGTCTTCGATTCTTGCAACTTCCGCAATCTCTTTGATGGTTTCTCCCTCAAGTCCTATGAGGTTCGCTCTCAAGATGGTGTAGTAGTAATAAGTTGTGAGTTCGGCCGCCGCATTCTTGATCAGAAGCTCCAGCAACTTATCGACATCAACCCCTGCTTTTTCCACCATTTCCCTCGCCACTCTCGCCATAGTAACACCTCCTGCTCACTCTCTCGACTCAGTACGCGTTCTTTTCGTGTTTGTAACAAATCGTAGTTGTTCTATTTTTACTTCGAAGTTTCATTCATTGTATCACATCCAACAGATAATTCAACCTGTTTTTTTCTCATCAGATAGATCGCCACATCCGTGTTCTTTCTGATTGCTTCTTTTATCGCTTCTATGTTCTTCTCCGACTTCACAAGGGTTTTCCACGAGTAAACGTGCCAAAGTTCGTGAAAATCGGAGTTCGCCACGTATCGATACTTTTTCACACCAACAGAGTTGAACAGGTCATCACGATTCGCGACTTCCCACGCGTCGAACATGTCCTTGAAACGCTCCATGTTCGCCCAGAGATACCAAGAAAGGTGTTCTTCATCCTGCTTTTTTCTATCCGGATGCGCGGCTATAACAAGAGCGTTTTGCTCCTTCAACTTCTCCACAATTTCTTCTACAGGCAGTGAAGGATCTACGTACTCCTTCACATCCACGGCGACTATGTGGTACAGATCCGTGTTGTTCGTGATTTCGACACCCGGTATGAGGATCATTCCATATTCTTCCCAGGCCCTTTTCTGTTCTCTCCAGAGAAGTTTCAAATAATCCTGAAACTCATCTTCTGTGATCGCTCCGAGTGGTTCACCGCTCCTCTTTCTTTGCTCGAGGGTTCTTCGGTCGACTATATGATCTGTTATGGCAACCACGTCCACTCCATGTTTTCCAAACAGATCCACCACTTCTCCCAGAGGAAGATGCCCGTCACTCATGTTCGTGTGTACATGGAAATCACAAAGAAGCCATTCCGTATCGGTTCTCATTGATCGTCACCTCCTTGTTCAGTTTAGAAAATGATGTTTAAGCTACTGTTCAGTAATTTCTAGAACTTCGCATTTATTGCATGAAAATTCTCAAATTTCAAATGTTTATTCCAAATTAAAGTCCTGTGACTTTCCTTTAATTCAAAGTAAAGAAAAAGATGGGAGGTCCTTTCAGCGGGTATAATCTCTGAGAAAGGGAAGGAGGTGCAGCATGTCCAAGAAGGCACTTCTCGCTTTAGAAGATGGTTCGTTTTTTTTTGGACAGAGTCTTGGTGCAGAGGGTGAAACTTTTGGTGAGCTGGTCTTCAACACGGGAATGACAGGCTATCAGGAAGTCCTCACCGATCCCTCCTACACCGGTCAGATCGTCGTCATGACCTACCCGGAAATAGGAATCTACGGAGTGAACGACGAAGACGTAGAATCAGATGGAATAAAAGTTGCCGGTTTTGTTGTCTACAGAAGCGTGGATACCCCTTCCAATTGGAGAGCCACTATGTCTTTCCCCGATTACCTGAAAAAGTACAACATCGTGGCCATAGAAGGAGTGGACACCAGAGCACTCACCAGGAAAATTCGAGTGAAAGGTGCTATGAAAGGTGCCATATCGACCGTTGATCTCGATCCGGATTCCCTTGTAAAACGGGTGAAAGAAAGCCCCAGTATCGTTGGAAGGGATTTAGCCGGTCTTGTTTCACCGAAGGAAGTTATCGTAGAAAACCCGGAAGGAGATTTCTCAGTGGTGGTACTCGATTCCGGTGTCAAATGGGGTATTCTCAGAGACCTGAAGAGAGTGGGAGCAAAAGTGATGAGAGTTCCTTACAGTGTTGATATAGACGACATCAAAAAGTTGAATCCCGACGGTGTTCTGATCTCGAACGGTCCCGGTGATCCCGCCGCCCTTTTGAAAACCGTCAGATTGATCAAAGACCTTCTGAAAGAAGAAATTCCACTCGCGGGGATCTGCCTTGGGCATCAGCTCCTTGGCCTCGCTGTTGGCGGAAGGACTTACAAGATGAAATTCGGTCACAGAGGCATCAACCATCCCGTTAAAGATCTGA from Thermotoga sp. Mc24 harbors:
- a CDS encoding peptidoglycan DD-metalloendopeptidase family protein; translated protein: MAGIKKILMFSLMLVFLAACVSPELKEKLDNLENQIKQLNAQIDSIEKKMLDLENKVKAQESSQEELEALKRDVTYLKEDLSSLQEEFSSKISDLENNYYSISMKLPAVEKAVSIFSEIENIKSKISELERKVSIVSLGSSPEVSEDLKHILLDLEERVSNLEKNVSVVDRIEERLESTEKLLSKVALRVLSQGETEAKVVNVSNDELESRISDIEKKLSYLETNQKNLEQIVQNLKEQQPFGYANIDVESYSQQLKKYLDEFRRLVRSYEVARILGIEEGYVFVRVERGDTLAKISEAFNLGPEGVERIMKLNGIDDPRKLVAGRIIKVPVTNLSTSFPVGEKPDPKVIVSGFGLKTDGTFSTGVEVESDGQKVKAALPGRVKSVSSQTVVIYHGNDVETVYRNLVVVSVNTGDWVKAGDTIGYGGKNVVFELYVEGEPKDPMLLFFSNMGEFEISFYTEWEDGKLPEHPAFRLTKSGKIPEDWKTAAADTTIFPLGSVLYIPELRDTPSGGVFVVEDIGGVIKGRKIDIYLDSIREALQNRKIVSRVFVWRD
- a CDS encoding Rrf2 family transcriptional regulator — protein: MFTMRSEYALRLMIVMAKEYGHYLSMTEILEKAKQSVPREFAEKILYTLKKAGLVKTRRGKSGGYMLARPPKEIRVSEVVFLLDRKSKVFFDMPGCPDELDCVIRSLWKRVENEIEKILNGVTLEDLIKEQEEKMKQ
- the sfsA gene encoding DNA/RNA nuclease SfsA, encoding MRLKLPFDAEGIFLERKSKFTGVALVEEKETPIHIHNTGRLPLLEKGKRVLLKRAESGRRKTNWDLLAVEHRGEFVFVHSGYHSIVARKILEELFTGSMIENEKRFGNSRFDFLIDEKIFVEVKGCTYEEDGVAMFPDAPTGRGRRHIGELIKSVESGFKALLLILVFLESNCFLPNRNVDPAFSEIFWHALNSGVEIGVFRVKYDGEYLYSTEKLSICEEV
- a CDS encoding flavin reductase family protein, which gives rise to MNVYEELLKDLREGRVILASKAGNRVNGMTIGWGFFGVMWAEDYFVTVIRPQRFTWRLVKESRRFTLNFLSEEYREALNYFGRVSGYQEDKFKKGLLHLDEVEGFTAPIKEAHTLIECSVTFANNVEPFILPVEIIDKFYKDHGFHTLFFGRIEKVLQR
- a CDS encoding MFS transporter translates to MKKAYLFLTLEGVFSLFYALLVQGPVFTGLAMLFNLDEFLLSVAAAIPPMMQFFQLFASFFVQKYKKRRFLVNVFNAFSRFSFASLVVFLLLGKAEPLIFIVALMISQVFAALSSSTWNSWMRDLVPPEERGRVFGNRNMFLSIGNALIIYLYSSIVDHFSSGFVLVLLISTAGTVLSIFAMNKIPDVPVKETGTGIPLKVVFKDENFMKFVFFTFYWNMAVTFSSAFYHYHLLKNLGVNYTYIAYMMIVNNFVAMLVYRILGKISDKAGHKTIAEFGIILASFVSGMWFFMNTTTYRTLMIADALLSSIAWSAINLSLAILPMEVAFESDPIFFGLNASFASAGSLIGSFAGGITAKFLSGIYVNLNGFEIFGLQLLFLMAGIFRFSSVFLLRKVKVKQYIPFRVFVLSTLSVTLRRPVDRMLDVYLLLKRGNERVRRIAERSKRRKSNTGEQGGKQS
- a CDS encoding methyltransferase domain-containing protein, with protein sequence MKNNGSPKRNIQKKYRRFLGPVADLEEHVEPDWWSRIFNSLYLKTDADVVDDINITREEVDLFSRVLNLSRDDRILDLCCGHGRHSLELARRGFRNVEGLDRSHYLIQRAKNQAKKEGLNVRFREGDARKLPYSTDTFDVVLILGNSFGYFEAVEEDLKVLKEVFRVLKPWGRVLIDVANGEYLKNNFQPRSWEWIDKKHFVCRERSLSVDGKRLISREVIVNAEKGVIADQFYAERLYTHEELEHLLKAAGFSDVKFHGELSPASQRNQDLGMMERRILVTAVAKKEWTPVKKKTEKVTKNVVVVLGDPRKPDPLKPKSIFDEDDFYTIDQMKAALRSLKGYNFSYLDNHDTLITDLMKLKGKIDYVFNLCDEGFNNDPRKEAHVPALLEMLGIPYTGSGPQTLVLCYDKSLIRGIAREMGIPVPRAVFIKPEDTTFELPFSFPAIVKPNFGDSSFGITQRSVVYTPEELINAVSEIRDKFGYDKPVLVEEFLTGKDLSVGIIGNPPDSYIVLPIIEEDYSALPPELPRICGYEAKWLPDSPYWNIKSILADLPEETEKFIIDCCLKLFERLECRDYCRFDWRLDADGNPKLLEVNPNPGWCWDGHLAKMAKIAGMSYAEMLEAILKAAEERLNIR
- the corA gene encoding magnesium/cobalt transporter CorA, whose product is MEEKRLSAKKGLPPGTLVYTGKYREDFEIEVMNYSVEEFREFKTTDVESVLSFRDSSTPTWINITGIHRTDVVQRVGEFFGIHPLVLEDILNVHQRPKVEFFENYVFIVLKMFTYDENLHELESEQVSLILTKNCVLMFQEKRGDVFDPVRERIRYNRGIIRKKGADYLLYSLIDALVDDYFVLLEKIDDEIDILEEEVLERPEKETVQRIHQLKRNLVELRKTIWPLREVLSSLYRDVPPLIEKETVPYFRDVYDHTIQIADTVETFRDIVSGLLDVYLSSVSNKTNEVMKVLTIIATIFMPLTFIAGIYGMNFEYMPELKWRWSYPVILVVMGVIAVIMVIYFRKKKWL
- the dps gene encoding DNA protection during starvation protein; this encodes MARVAREMVEKAGVDVDKLLELLIKNAAAELTTYYYYTILRANLIGLEGETIKEIAEVARIEDRNHFEALVPRIYELGGKLPDCMKEFHDLSACPPARLPDKPTVQEILRVLVAAERCAVKGYTEICNMTAGKDHRTYELSLAILNEEIEHESWFSEFLGEGPSGHFMRRGETSPFVSKFLK
- a CDS encoding PHP domain-containing protein, with the protein product MRTDTEWLLCDFHVHTNMSDGHLPLGEVVDLFGKHGVDVVAITDHIVDRRTLEQRKRSGEPLGAITEDEFQDYLKLLWREQKRAWEEYGMILIPGVEITNNTDLYHIVAVDVKEYVDPSLPVEEIVEKLKEQNALVIAAHPDRKKQDEEHLSWYLWANMERFKDMFDAWEVANRDDLFNSVGVKKYRYVANSDFHELWHVYSWKTLVKSEKNIEAIKEAIRKNTDVAIYLMRKKQVELSVGCDTMNETSK
- the carA gene encoding glutamine-hydrolyzing carbamoyl-phosphate synthase small subunit; this translates as MSKKALLALEDGSFFFGQSLGAEGETFGELVFNTGMTGYQEVLTDPSYTGQIVVMTYPEIGIYGVNDEDVESDGIKVAGFVVYRSVDTPSNWRATMSFPDYLKKYNIVAIEGVDTRALTRKIRVKGAMKGAISTVDLDPDSLVKRVKESPSIVGRDLAGLVSPKEVIVENPEGDFSVVVLDSGVKWGILRDLKRVGAKVMRVPYSVDIDDIKKLNPDGVLISNGPGDPAALLKTVRLIKDLLKEEIPLAGICLGHQLLGLAVGGRTYKMKFGHRGINHPVKDLRTGRVLITTHNHGFAVDPKSFGLPELGSEDQDANVLTKNLQKISVLEGISPQGIKVEITHISLNDGTMEGMRLVDYPAFSVQYHPEASPGPHDAKYFFEEFKRLIKEVR